Within Zootoca vivipara chromosome 10, rZooViv1.1, whole genome shotgun sequence, the genomic segment GtttcaaggtaaaaaaaaaaagagcgtaGCTTGAACTTGCATTATTGTCCAGTCTGAAATGACTTCTTTTAGATGATGCATACCAGTGTTAACTATCAAATCTAGTGAGTGGAATGACTTTGGTTATATGCACCAAAGGTCTTCATCATTTCTTGAACTTCAGGTATGGTCAAGATTTTTCTCAAATGTTTGTCAATAGATTTGCCGGGCTATTGTGACAGTATACTAAGCTGGGTACAGAGAACGGTGAGTGGGAAGAAGCTCATGAAACAGGACTTTCCTTCCGCCTCCACCCCCTGAAAAGCCATACCTGAGGCTCAGAGGACTCTCCTAGGAGAGGTACCTTGTGCAAGTGGTTGCCGCTGTTTATTATGCagtttcccatcttctccaacaaCCACCCACAGCTCTAAGAGAATCActtttatgcagtgctttttttctttaaaaatgtttaggagtactctcattttcctacttacaTTGACATACTGTCCCttaatgaggtcaaacttagattcacaaaatgtttagggttatgcgtacccctgcatacccccagaaaaaaaagcaatgcCTTTATGACTAAAGGGGATGTGGAACAGGGAGGAGTGTATGGGAATATTCACTTCTGTGAGCTTCCTCCTCACAATTCTTTGGATCCAGCCCAAAGTTTACTCCAGTTTAACATAGACTTTTGTGTGAAATAAGGAAAGTAGAAATTAACATCTGATGAAGTTCCTTTTATTGTCCCTGaaatgttaattaaaaacaaagcaactttttgAATTGTATTTACAAAGCACAGTTGAAATACTCTCATCAGTTGTAAGGCTGGTAATATGTATATTTGAAGTACATGTCTTCTGCTATATCTGTTCCATCATACttttatgtaaaaaaaagtaTGACTGTCATTAAGAACGAAATCGTTTGTTCCTGTGGCACAGGGCAGTCTTCCTGTGTGTTCACAAAGGCCCTACCATAGAACGGCTTCTTTCTTAATGAACAGTTCCTTTGAAATCTACCACAGAAGTGTCTGTGAATGGGGCCAGAACCTTGATCTGCGGCTAGGGACTAGAGCACATAAATATAAATCTGATTAAGGCCATAATATATGAGAGAGATGAGGCATGTCTGACAACTTTGTGcttgtttaaaacaaattaacacATTGTAAATTTAGGCACAAGTTTGCAATGGTACTGACATTCCTCTGTTCCAGAATCTCTTTGCAGTGAAAAAAGGGGGGCAGAGTTAGGAATTAAAGTCTTCTCATGCATAACTTTTATGTCCACATTGTCTTAGCTGAGAACATGAGGTATCATCATCAAACAGAATGATGTTGCTTTTCGATATATTCACAAATGACCTGAAAATGTAACTGAAAAAGTTTTATTCCCGTTTATGGTCAGAACTGAGGTTACTTTCTGAATTTCACGTTCCTTAGTGCTTTGATTTTTTGAGGTATTGTATGTGAAACAAATGTTCTTAAAAATGGAGAAGGTCCTTCACTCAGGAATTTCTATACTTCTTGTTTAGCAACGGATGTCAACAACCTGAACTCCCTGTTAATTTCCAatgcaatatatacatatatataaatatataatattatataaagATACATATATGGTACTAATTCTATATTTCCCCTGATATTTGCCAAACCTTGAATGCAGGCAGTTGTCTTGTTTGTAAGGCATTGATTGCTACTGAATGTATAGGAAATGCTTCCATTTTGTAAAAGGAAATAGTGTTTGTATGGTATACCATATTATGGCATGTCCCAACCAGCAAGTAtggtgcctttcttttttttaacataaaCATGTCATTTCATTGTAGCATAATCTTCAGCTATGTCTTCTGAAACATTGCTTCTCTAACCCTGCACTGTGGTTCCGAAGTTATGGTACAGCCCAGCTACAATCTTAGCATGAAAACAGACAATAACAGCCCTGTAATCACCAGTGTGCCACAAATGCATTTATTAAATGCATAAATATACATTTCTATGAAAGCCAAAACTGTATTTGTATGTTACTTTTTGTCATTACATTGTAAAATActgtaaatttgttgttgttatttgttgttatttgttcTAATTTTGCATTATAAAAATTTTTTCCTACATAAAGACATCCTACATAGCGACTTTGTATAAAAGTAGCTTTCTAgagtttattttataaaaataaaaaattctaaaGAGTTGCCAAAATCCTTCTGAAAAATTCACAAACTTGTTTCAAACCACCCCTCCCCCACTGTGGTTTGTTTCAAACATTCCATGCTTCCTTTTAAGCAAAAATGACATTTACACTACACAtagtatgttttgtttttcaagatTCATATACTACCATTTCATTTCGGCATGCTTTGTCATTGAGCTTACCAGATGATGTCAGTTTCAAAATGTATTATGTAATATCGAAAACATCCCCTCACCAGTGCCAGCTTCATACGAATTGTAGCATGGCaataaaatattgatttttaCTATGAAAGTGTTCAGTGCTTCTTGAGTGGATGGGAGAAGGGTGTTCTCAGGtgtttgtattttgtacttttctTACAGTCAAGTCAATTGTAAAGATTATCTGCTTTTAAGTACACATCACATTAATTAGCTATTGAATAGTCTCTCCTGTTTTGGATTGAAAGCCACCAAACCTAGTTAGTGCTTAAGCAGAGAAACTTGAAGGCTGGGTTAGAGATAAGACAGCTGGCACGTCAGGAGTTGAACCCAAGCTCCAATGGCCTTCCTATTTGGctcccaatacacacacacatatctcagTTTCTGACTTTGAAAGCTAATTCAAGTGTGCCTTGCACTGTGGAATCCCCTTGTATGTAATCTTTTATCTGTGTTCCTCTGGGTACTGTATATATTAAGGGCCATACAGAAAGAGATGATATGTTAATAGCTATGTGTAGGGCCAGTCCATACAGAAACAGCTTCCACATTGTAGATACAATATTCAGTTTAGACAGGAGACCAGTTTGTGCAATGTATGCATGTTTGAATGCTCCCCCATGAGAAAATGAATTAGGAAAGTGTGTGCCAGCGTTAGGGCAGCTTCCTACACATTGCCAAGAAAGAGACACAGGTTTGCCTGTTTTAATTTATACATCTAAGTAATTATGGTTAAACAAACACAATAGTGTACATCTTAGCATAGTCAGGAAGACTCTGACGAAGTGATTTCTCAATCTGTGGTCCAAGACGATTATTAGTGGGCAACTTCAAGTCCCCTGCTCTTCCTTCTTAGGTTCTTTGTACAGTATTGGACTTTGGTCCAAACAGAGAATGATCTTCTGAAAAGTGGGCAAGTTCAAGTCCCCTGCTCTTCCTTCTTAGGTTCTTTATACagtattgcagtgtttctcaaccagtgtgcttccagatgtttcgggactacaactcccatcatccctagctagcaagaccagtggtcaggaatgatgggagttatagtcccaaaacatctggaggcacactggttgagaaacactgcttggACTTTGGTCCAAACAGAGAATGATCTTCGGAAAAGTTCAAAACATGGCCACTCTCATCAGGCTAAAACTATGGTGAACTGCCTTCGTCGTTTCTATAGAGAGTTGTTTTGTGTTGGACCGTTCAAAAATGCAAGCTTTCCTTCTCTACCTTTAAAGAGTGGAGTCTTAATAGCTTCTGACCATTATTTTTGCTAATAGTTTAAATTGGGCCAGATCAGAGGGGGTGTCTAACTACTTTCTCCCCAGCAACAGGAGATTTGGAAGTTTTTTCTCTCATACACAAGTCAACAGATTGCCTGGATCTTGACGTCCAGGTCTCTGACATTTGTGGCAACTCGGTATATTATTTAGAACCTTCAGTTTTgcctaataaaaaaaatatatagccacTGCAGAAAACAAGATACCACTTTGCGGGACTACTATACCCAGAACTAACAGCTGCAATTCAAAGTAGGCCTGTTGCTGGAAGAAATCTAATTGAATGCATTTACCGTAAGTAACTGGTTAAATCTACATatggaaaagaagcagcagcattctTTCAGGTTGGCTATTGTGGGAAACAATGCTGCTTGGAAAATAGCTATCTATGTCCCATATGTACGCATGTATGTGGGTCTTTGGTCTAATTCAGAATGCCTCTCGGGTTAAATTGTAGGCGGTGTGTATTGTCAAGGCAGCCGTTACAGTCATACATCATgctgcgttaggttcatgttgcgtctttttggcTTGCGAaggcggcaaacccagaagtgtatacttccgggttttgccgcttgCGCAGAAACGTTCTGCGCACttggcacatgcacagaagcatacTTATCGCGCTTGCACAGAAGCGCTgctctagttgtggacttttcggggtgtgaacggcaccctggaacgaaTTGTGTCCAcagctagaggtaccactgtatatcagaaGATGCATTGCCACCCCCTGCATCTAAAAGCTTGCTATTTATGCATTTGAAGGTGGCTTAGACTagacaggtataggattgcagtgcacTATAAAAACCAGAGCTGCACTGAGGGGGTGAACCTTTGCCTTCCCCAGCACGCAACCTGACCCTTATGCATGTCTATCCAGAAATAGATCCCATCCAGTTCAgcggggcttgctcccaggtagcTGAGTTGCAGGATTTTCAGCCGCagctagatttaaaaaaaattaaataattatgcttttcaagtttatacatttcactaattttaatatttcaaaatttgactttcttccctctcttctgcggttccttaaatttatttttaatatcttctgcatatccaaatcaacttaatttactcatttattcatctactttgaatatatactcttacaaaactgcaggtggttataataatcctgccagtgttcttatctgtttacaatttatctgtaaatattcaataaacgtttccattcttttataaaaagtttgttatcttgatttcttcttcttcctgcataTTCCATAACTTTTTGTatccaattcttcctttgctgggacttctgcttctttccattttggggcgagtgagtaacattcttgccgctgtaccCATCTCCATCCGTCACATTACAAACTCGTGCCGATCCCTGGCTAGGCTCCAACCCACTACGCAGAGGAATAAAGGACCCGCCGGTAGGGAGAAAACTACACTTCCCGGCATGCAACGAGCCCACTTTGCCCTTCCTTTCTGCGCCGGCGCCGGCGATCGTCATTTCCGGTGTTCGTTGAATCCGCTAGAACGCGCAGCTGCGGCTCCGGGCACGAGGCGGCTGGGAAGATTCGAGTAGCGGCCTGGAAGCCCGACCGCGCCGTCAACATGGTGAGCCTCGAGTCTAATAATCTCATTCTCTGTCCTTCTTCGCTGAGGGGGAGCAGGAGCCCGTCGTGGCCGAGCCGGGTGGGGGTGGTTTGAGGGAATCGAAGGTTCCAGAATTACCGggaagtgggaggggaggggagccggTGACGCCCTGGCGGCAACGGCCGGGGATGGAGAGGCCCCTGGGCCCCGCTCTCTCCTCGGGTTGGGGCcttcatcccttccttccttccgcccGTCCCCCCCGCCAAGCGCCTTTCCTTGGCCCGAGGAGGAAGGCTCGCCTCCCTCTCCATTCAGTGCGCAGGCGGCGCCAGAGACAAAGGAAGCCGCATCTCTGGGAGGAAACTCCGGAGAGAGGCCTCTTGGCTGTAGTTACATGCAGCCgcttcatagagttggaaggaaccccgggggtcatctagcccaaccccctgcaatgcaggaatctcacctacaTCATACATGGCAGAGACGACCAGCGAACCTTTATGATTCAAAATctcccagggaaggagagtcagTCGCCTCTCGAGTTCGTCATTGGGGATCTGTGTGAAGACTTCTTTCAGGGGAACCCTGGCTGCTGCCATGCCTACGGTGTCGCATATCAGACCCACCCACACCAccctttatcttatattttgatgTAGTGATTTGCACACCCTATTTGTTCACGTTGCATTATGCATCGGGGTGGGGAGACTGGATCTGGTGGGTGGACCAGATCCTTATTTCCTTCCCCTGCAGGCCatgtttgacaggtgggtgaggcTTACCCGTTTTTGCCCTTGTTTGAAACCAAGCAGCACAGGCAGAGAGGCACGTAAAGTGCTGAGTGTCGTCGGATAATTGAGCCTGTTGACACCATGTGTTTGGCGTTCTGCAAGAACCAGCAGCCGTCTGATCGGCAGGACTTGCAAAGTCCCATGCACAACACTTTGCAAGACTTGATGATCAGAGCCTGGGAAGCTTTGGGGACAGTGTGTCTTTAGCTGCCCCACACTTGACAATATCAGGTACAAGACAGGCTCGTGCGGCTTGACCAAAATGGCCTGGTTGGGCCGTGTGGGCATTATTTGGCCTGTGGTCCAGATATTTCTCATCACTGTTCTCCAGCTGTAAGCTCTTGTTTAGTTGTGTGATTTGTGTGTACATTTTACACCTGAGGAGGGACGAGCATGCTAAGCTCATTCCCCAACCATCACCATCCCTGTTGCCCTCCACAAATTGGAGGACGAAGTGCTTCTACTCATGGAGGCTCCACATGTGATCTAGAACCCtgcttttgtaatatttttattattattattactattattgtttattaaatttgtatattaccCTTCAGCTGACAACCACAGGGCAGTtgacaacattaaaaaacaaaacaaaatgagaacacaaaatacataataaaacaaaaacaaaccaattgcTTCTctgccacaaacacatttaaaaagccatagaatgttaatcagccgaaTACCTGGTTATAGAGTAACATTTTTGCTGGGCACCTAAAGATGTGTGATGAAAGCACCAGGTGGACTCCTtgtgaagagcattccacaaatgggaagccactccAGAAAAGACCTGATATTGTGCTGCCACCTTCCAGATCTCTTGTGgcagaggcacacaaagaagcacctcaggtgatgattgcagggtctgggtcagttcatactTTAAATCACACTGTCATCCTCCACCCTAACCCCCAAAGAGAAAATGCTGTCCACTTCAGACTCATGAAGGGCGATGACAGTGGTGATCTGGGAGGCAGAACCTAGTGCTCTTGTACCTGTTAGTGTGTAGGGTTTATAAGTGAACATCATGCCTGAAAAGAGCAATAGTCACAATGTGAGCAATTCAGAAATTACATAACACTCATAGTAAGTGGATGGGGCAAGGTGTAAAATTGTTATTTGAAAATTAAGTCTTTCCTATATGCTAATtggcattttgtttccttttatttcaGGCATCCTTATCCCTAGCACCTGTGAATATTTTCAAGGCTGGTGCTGATGAAGAGAGAGCAGAGACAGCCCGTTTGGCAAGTCTAATATTAAATGACACTTGATATGTAGAAATAATGTTGCACCTGTACTGGTATATGTTTCACCATAAAAGAAAGCTTGAGCATATTCTGCTTGGGGTCATATTTataatttcccctttttttattCCAGTCATCTTTTGTTGGGGCTATTGCCATTGGAGATCTAGTTAAAAGCACGTTGGGACCTAAGGGCATGGTAAGTTATCTGTAATTTCTGAAATACATTGTTTTTGTCACTGTTACCACTTTTGAgtcaaatatttaataataataaataaataataataaataataaataaataaataataataataataataataataataataataatatattatttataccccgcccatcttcaAATATGGACCTTCAGGACAAGATTCTCCTCAGTACTGGAAGAGAAGGCACAGTGACAGTAACCAATGATGGGGCAACTATCTTAAAAGCTATTGGAGTGGACAACCCTGCAGCCAAGGTTTTGGTTGGTATGTTTGACTAAATACATAAAAGAGTGTAGATTGTCTGCTTCCTGTGTAAACTACACTGTGTTCCCAGTCTGACATTATTCACCACATCATGCTGGTTCTTGAACCAAAGCAGTCAGAAAACAGACTTAAAGAAAACGCTGGATGGTGCTGTATTTGCTTCTCATGGCATAGTGCCCTATCCTGGGCACACACAGCCTTGCCTATAGTATGACAGTGCACTTAGAGAGATCCTGCTTTTATATCTGATTTCTGTATAGCCGTATAGAATGCTAACATGATATTTCAATGTTAAAGCTTATGTGGTAATGTTCTCCTCACAGATATGTCCAAGGTTCAAGATGACGAAGTTGGAGATGGAACTACTTCAGTAACTGTTCTGGCAGCTGAATTGCTAAGGGTAATAAATAGTTACATTCTTTAAAACACTGAAAAGATATGCTGAAATGCTAagttgaagggttttttttctgcAACAAACCAATATAGCTAACTTTATAGAATATGTATAAGGTatactgattaaaaaaaattagggaGTTTTTATTTGTTGAAGATTCCGGGTAATCTTATTTCAGCCATTACATCATTGAGACAACTGAAAAAAGGAACAAGAAAGTGGCATGTGTTTGCCAGAAAGCACACTTGAAGTTATTGTTTTTCTTGCAACTGCATTAAGATAAACTAAATGCTTTTATAATTCTAGGAGGCAGAATTATTGATTGCCAGAAAAATCCACCCTCAGATCATTATTGCAGGTTGGAGAGAAGCCACAAAAGCAGCAAGAGAAGCCTTGGTGAAATCTGCTGTGGATCATGGGTTAGTTCTAGTCACAGACAACATGCATTTGTCTCTCAGATCATGTAACTAATGTCGGGTGTGTGCAGCCAAACAAAAAGGGAAAGTAGCATTAAGAGCTGAATGGTGCTTGCACTTAAAGAAGTGTTTCCTGCTATTTGAAACACACAACTTCATTGTAATATTCTACCAATAAGCAAAATAGTCTTGAAATCTATCCTGAACatactactagtactactactactacttataataatttattatttataccctgcccatctagctgggtttccccagccactgtgggcggctcaTAACCAATTAAAAACATTCTAAATTCTGCAGTATATTATTTTAGATACAGtattgctgtatttatttatgaaaaacaTGTTTTAAAGACAGTGGTGTCTGATGTAAATGGCTTCTTCCCTCCTAGGTTTTCTGCTTTTCCAACTACTTTAAATATTTTACAGTGGCTATTATGGGAAAATGCTTTTGTCCTAGTGAACAAGACTTCTTTACACCTGGATAGGACAGTGCTCTAGGACGTTCTCctatattttgaataaaattgTCTTGTATTACAAAAAATGTACCTGTGTTGCAAAACTTTGATTTATACCAGAGTTCAAAAATGTGCTAGTTACAGAGGGAAATGAAGGACTGGGTGTATGGCACATTAATGAGGCAAAACCCTATTGTACTGCTGTTTATTCATGGATTTTAAATGCTGAGGAGATTCTGCATTTGAAAAAGTCCATGATTCGTGGATTAATTTAGTCTCTTCAATATGCAAATGAAACATTGGACATCTTTATATGAAAATACAGTTTTACATTCTTCTAAAATACAAATAGTGCAGCACATGCTATTATGCCTCTGCTAGCGCTTATTTTTGTTCCTCACATTTGAAGATACTGAATGTCTTCCAAGTTTGGATAGTGGCTTGTTAGGTTGGTGTAGGTGGGTGGTTGCTGTTCAAAAATGGAGAGTCAGAAGCCTTGCAATTATATGCAGAACTTTGCTGTGTGGTCCTCTGGAGCAAGGCCATATATTTTAGTGATGATCCAAGATCTGCTTTTCAAAgtttactttttttttgcttttcagggGAGATGAAGCTTCATTTCACAAAGACTTAATGAATATTGCAGAAACCACACTCTCTTCAAAATTGCTTACTCATCATAAAGATCACTTTGCAAAACTTGCAGTAGATGCTGTCCTTAGGCTGAAGGGATCTGGTAACCTGGAAGCTATTCATATCATCAAGAAACTAGGAGGAAGTCTAATAGACTCCTACTTGGATGAAGGTATAATTTTGCTTACTGGTAACAATTCAGTAAATTATGTCAGAGCAAGGAACCTTCTCATTGCTTACTATGAAGATAAAATAGCAGGCTTGCCGCTAAGCCAGTTTAAAAAACATTGTTTACTGTCATGTAAGCCATAACACCAGACAGTGTTCACAAACAAAATTGTGCCCACTTTATTCCTGCAGGCTTGCACTGGGAGAAAACTAGCTCACAATTCCTGTCTTAGTGTTATGCCCAAACTAGGAATCATAGTTTGTTTCACTCTAAATAAACTGATCTGTGAATAAATTTTCTTATTTGCTTACTTCTCATGGTTTGTAGGAGCAAAACCATCACAATCCCTGGTTCAGATATATAGTGGTACTTTGATGCTTCATATGATTTGGGGGGAATACTGCATTGTTTTATTCAGCTAAGTGTTTGAATCTATTCCTATGACTGTGAAAAGAGACCCAGCTAACCTGTTCAGTTTCATAAAATATGCCCAATAATCCTTGCTGCTGTAACAAAAGTCTGATTCTTCTTCATTTTAGGTTTTCTGTTGGATAAAAAAATTGGAGTCAACCAGCCAAAAAGGATTGAAAATGCAAAAATCCTTATCGCAAATACTGGCATGGATACTGATAAAATTAAGGTACGTAATTTTTGTGGTGCAAATCCTAGTGTAGTCAAAGCAGTTGAGTTATTGCTGAAAATTGCCATATTTATTTCTTAGATATTTGGCTCCCGTGTAAGAGTGGATTCCACGGCAAAGGTGGCAGAAATTGAACaagcagaaaaagagaaaatgaaggagAAGGTTGAACGTATTCTGAAGCATGGAATAAACTGCTTTATCAACAGGTATGTATTATGCTGAGGGATGTTTGGAACATGCTGATTGACCCCTCAGAGGCTCTGCTGACAAGCATGTAACATAGTGGCACAGTTCACACACC encodes:
- the CCT2 gene encoding T-complex protein 1 subunit beta, yielding MASLSLAPVNIFKAGADEERAETARLSSFVGAIAIGDLVKSTLGPKGMDKILLSTGREGTVTVTNDGATILKAIGVDNPAAKVLVDMSKVQDDEVGDGTTSVTVLAAELLREAELLIARKIHPQIIIAGWREATKAAREALVKSAVDHGGDEASFHKDLMNIAETTLSSKLLTHHKDHFAKLAVDAVLRLKGSGNLEAIHIIKKLGGSLIDSYLDEGFLLDKKIGVNQPKRIENAKILIANTGMDTDKIKIFGSRVRVDSTAKVAEIEQAEKEKMKEKVERILKHGINCFINRQLIYNYPEQMFAAAGVMAIEHADFAGVERLALVTGGEIASTFDHPELVKLGSCKLIEEVMIGEDKLLHFSGVAMGEACTVVLRGATQQIIDEAERSLHDALCVLAQTVKDTRTVYGGGCSEMLMANAVWELAKRTPGKESVAMESFAKALSTLPTIIADNAGYDSADLVSQLRAAHIEGKTTYGLDMKEATIADMATLGVVESFQVKRQVLLSAAEAAEVILRVDDIIKAAPRKRVPDRYPC